The following coding sequences lie in one Lolium perenne isolate Kyuss_39 chromosome 2, Kyuss_2.0, whole genome shotgun sequence genomic window:
- the LOC127329574 gene encoding uncharacterized protein, protein MYLGIAGLRLAASLFGSAITIEAQQPRPKLPLSSQKRNPKSKPPTDHRDAKIGTETPTAPAAAPAGDGDAAARKRPGAEDAPAAGDGKRRRAEYPSSGSRDRHHHRQKPGDKEGKKERMRASHILIKHEGSRRKASWRDPEGVAISATTRDDAADLARALRDQIVAGELKFEAAATDNSDCNSAKRGGDLGPFERGKMQKPFEKAVIALKVGEMSDVVDTDSGVHIILRTG, encoded by the exons ATGTATCTAG GCATAGCAGGTTTAAGGTTAGCAGCCTCCCTGTTTGGCTCTGCTATAACAATCGAAGCACAGCAACCCAGACCCAAGCTTCCCCTTTCGAGCCAGAAACGGAACCCGAAATCCAAACCCCCGACCGACCACCGCGACGCCAAGATAGGGACCGAGACCCCCACCGCGCCGGCCGCCGCGCCTGCCGGGGACGGCGACGCGGCCGCCCGGAAGCGGCCCGGCGCCGAGGATGCACCCGCGGCGGGCGACGGCAAGCGCCGCCGCGCGGAGTACCCCTCCTCCGGCTCCCGCGATCGGCACCACCACCGCCAGAAGCCCGGGGACAAGGAGGGGAAGAAGGAGAGGATGCGGGCGTCGCACATCCTGATCAAGCACGAGGGGTCCCGGCGCAAGGCCTCGTGGCGGGACCCCGAGGGCGTCGCCATCTCCGCCACCACCCGCGACGACGCCGCCGACCTCGCCCGCGCCCTGCGGGACCAGATCGTCGCCGGGGAGCTCAAGTTCGAGGCCGCCGCCACCGACAACTCAGACTGCAACTCCGCCAAGCGCGGCGGCGACCTCG GTCCATTCGAGAGGGGCAAGATGCAGAAGCCTTTTGAGAAGGCGGTCATTGCTCTGAAAGTGGGGGAGATGAGTGATGTGGTCGACACCGATAGCGGGGTGCATATCATCTTGAGGACTGGCTGA
- the LOC127336762 gene encoding auxin response factor 11 isoform X2 — MAASQEKPQQTFGVLRNAAALLDEMQLMGEAQGGKKVINSELWHACAGPLVCLPQRGSLVYYFPQGHSEQVAATTRKIPNSRIPNYPNLPSQLLCQVHNITMHADKDTDEVYAQMTLQPVNSESDVFPIPSLGSYTKSKHPAEYFCKNLTASDTSTHGGFSVPRRAAEKLFPQLDYSMQPPNQELVVRDLHDNMWTFRHIYRQPKRHLLTTGWSLFVGAKRLKAGDSVLFIRDEKSQLLVGVRRATRQQTALSSSVLSTDSMHIGVLAAAAHAASSGGSFTIYYNPRTSPSPFVVPVARYNKANYIQQSVGMRMAMMFETEESSKRRYTGTIVGVSDSDPMRWPNSKWRNLQIEWDEHGYGERPDRVSIWDIETPENTLAFPSAALNSKRQCLPGYAVPGLELGAANMSSFQRAPGIPYGNLQHMPAVGSELAMMMLLNQSGQNLGTPVSYHQSSYSSIIQNVKQSYMPPSTFGNSTGSTKNESMPSNEAQQQLNTLKMQRGDLESCEALPVIDPISFSELNVAARKTRNTETYPSQSISEQHGKGEPRAKTRKSKKGSSRKAISENSELSSAPSRVCDDQQHGLEGNLLDGDTAHVKRGSNEDSSGALTQGNLSVQMQGQLVEENGLLSPPKLGSSISPDGGKSVNSFPNQGCFSQFFDGLDWMIQPSYYQESSGIQSVSASENIFSPSADIPSTINTDTLETFQNSCLSDSFPNSIQDFIGSPDLNSLTFLSPDMQNFDVHHDGSNLPSTSNSYVQMSFSEDSGTQMESIQRSMNNTSCSQPQTTDGFDLGMYSRLPSLKESQVLSLPEIHNSSRGTSVCSMDATTEYSMERSGKPMKPPVRTYTKVQKLGSVGRSIDVTRYRDYRELRSAIASMFGLQGKLEHPASSDWKLVYVDYENDVLLVGDDPWEEFINCVRCIRILSPSEVQQMSENGMHVLTDCIQTDQ, encoded by the exons ATGGCGGCCTCGCAGGAGAAGCCGCAGCAGACCTTCGGCGTCCTCAGGAACGCGGCGGCGCTGCTCGACGAAATGCAGCTCATGGGAGAGGCGCAGGGCGGCAAGAAGGTGATCAACTCCGAGCTCTGGCACGCCTGCGCCGGCCCGCTGGTGTGCCTGCCGCAGCGGGGCAGCCTCGTCTACTACTTCCCCCAGGGCCACAGCGAGCAG GTCGCGGCGACCACCAGGAAGATACCCAACTCGCGCATCCCCAACTACCCTAATCTGCCGTCCCAGCTGCTGTGCCAAGTCCACAACATCACCATGCAT GCTGACAAGGACACCGATGAAGTCTACGCACAGATGACTCTTCAACCAGTTAATTCT GAAAGTGATGTGTTCCCAATTCCATCTCTCGGTAGTTACACCAAAAGCAAGCACCCAGCGGAGTACTTCTGCAAGAACTTGACCGCGAGCGATACGAGTACGCACGGCGGCTTCTCGGTGCCGCGAAGAGCTGCAGAGAAGCTCTTCCCACAGCTG GATTACTCGATGCAGCCCCCGAACCAGGAGCTTGTCGTCCGGGATTTGCACGACAACATGTGGACATTCCGTCACATTTATC GGCAGCCGAAGCGACATCTTCTAACAACTGGATGGAGTCTCTTTGTTGGCGCCAAACGGCTTAAAGCAGGGGATTCTGTCTTATTTATCAG GGATGAGAAGTCACAACTACTTGTGGGCGTTAGGAGGGCGACTCGACAGCAAACAGCATTGTCATCATCGGTTCTGTCCACTGATAGTATGCACATCGGTGTTCTTGCTGCTGCAGCTCATGCAGCATCTAGCGGTGGCTCATTTACTATCTACTATAATCCTAG GACGAGCCCGTCGCCGTTTGTAGTTCCTGTAGCAAGGTACAATAAGGCCAATTATATCCAACAATCTGTTGGCATGAGAATGGCTATGATGTTTGAGACAGAGGAGTCAAGCAAGCGTAG ATACACTGGTACAATTGTGGGAGTTAGCGACTCTGATCCCATGAGGTGGCCCAACTCCAAATGGCGCAATTTGCAG ATTGAATGGGATGAACATGGATATGGAGAAAGGCCTGACCGTGTGAGCATATGGGATATTGAAACTCCAGAAAACACTCTAGCGTTCCCTTCTGCAGCACTTAATTCAAAGCGACAATGCCTGCCTGGTTATGCAG TACCTGGGCTGGAACTTGGAGCTGCAAATATGTCATCATTTCAGAGGGCACCAGGAATTCCATACGGTAACTTGCAGCACATGCCAGCCGTTGGATCAGAATTGGCTATGATGATGCTTCTCAATCAATCTGGCCAAAACCTTGGGACTCCAGTTAGCTACCACCAATCCTCTTATTCTAGTATTATTCAAAATGTGAAGCAAAGCTACATGCCTCCTTCAACATTTGGTAATTCCACTGGTTCAACAAAGAATGAAAGCATGCCTTCAAACGAAGCTCAGCAGCAGTTGAATACTCTTAAGATGCAGAGAGGTGATCTCGAAAGCTGTGAAGCTCTGCCTGTCATTGATCCAATATCTTTTTCAGAGTTAAATGTCGCAGCAAGAAAGACAAGAAACACAGAGACATATCCAAGCCAGAGCATTTCAGAGCAGCATGGCAAGGGTGAGCCTAGAGCCAAGACTCGTAAGAGCAAGAAAGGTTCCTCTCGCAAAGCCATTTCAGAGAACTCTGAACTTTCTTCAGCACCTTCACGGGTTTGTGATGACCAGCAGCATGGTTTAGAAGGAAATCTGCTTGATGGCGACACTGCACATGTTAAGCGTGGTAGTAATGAAGATTCATCTGGTGCACTTACTCAGGGCAATCTATCTGTACAGATGCAAGGTCAGCTGGTCGAAGAGAATGGACTGCTATCACCACCGAAGTTAGGATCATCAATATCACCTGACGGAGGGAAGTCAGTCAACTCATTTCCTAACCAAGGTTGTTTTTCACAGTTCTTCGATGGTCTGGATTGGATGATTCAGCCTTCATATTACCAAGAATCCAGTGGCATTCAGTCAGTCAGTGCATCAGAGAACATTTTCAGCCCGTCTGCTGATATACCGTCCACAATAAACACCGATACATTGGAGACTTTTCAGAACTCTTGCCTCTCAGACAGCTTTCCTAATTCCATACAGGACTTCATCGGCAGCCCGGATCTGAACTCACTTACATTTTTGTCACCTGATATGCAAAATTTCGATGTCCACCATGACGGAAGCAACCTTCCAAGCACATCCAACTCATATGTACAAATGAGCTTTTCTGAAGATAGTGGAACTCAGATGGAGTCGATCCAGAGAAGCATGAATAACACCTCATGCTCTCAACCACAGACTACCGATGGCTTTGACTTGGGGATGTACTCTAGGCTGCCAAGTCTAAAAGAATCTCAAGTTTTGTCTCTGCCAGAAATCCATAACAGTTCCAGGGGAACATCAGTTTGCAGCATGGATGCGACAACCGAGTACAGCATGGAGCGAAGTGGAAAGCCTATGAAACCACCGGTGCGGACATACACAAAG GTTCAGAAGCTAGGATCCGTTGGAAGATCTATAGATGTGACACGGTATAGAGATTACCGTGAGCTGAGATCAGCCATCGCATCCATGTTTGGACTCCAGGGGAAACTTGAGCATCCTGCTAGTTCAGATTGGAAGCTTGTATATGTCGACTACGAAAACGATGTCCTTCTCGTCGGTGATGATCCATGGGA AGAATTCATCAACTGCGTCAGATGCATCCGGATCTTATCGCCATCAGAAGTGCAACAAATGAGTGAGAATGGCATGCACGTCCTGACTGACTGCATCCAAACAGACCAGTAG
- the LOC127336762 gene encoding auxin response factor 11 isoform X1, which yields MAASQEKPQQTFGVLRNAAALLDEMQLMGEAQGGKKVINSELWHACAGPLVCLPQRGSLVYYFPQGHSEQVAATTRKIPNSRIPNYPNLPSQLLCQVHNITMHADKDTDEVYAQMTLQPVNSESDVFPIPSLGSYTKSKHPAEYFCKNLTASDTSTHGGFSVPRRAAEKLFPQLDYSMQPPNQELVVRDLHDNMWTFRHIYRGQPKRHLLTTGWSLFVGAKRLKAGDSVLFIRDEKSQLLVGVRRATRQQTALSSSVLSTDSMHIGVLAAAAHAASSGGSFTIYYNPRTSPSPFVVPVARYNKANYIQQSVGMRMAMMFETEESSKRRYTGTIVGVSDSDPMRWPNSKWRNLQIEWDEHGYGERPDRVSIWDIETPENTLAFPSAALNSKRQCLPGYAVPGLELGAANMSSFQRAPGIPYGNLQHMPAVGSELAMMMLLNQSGQNLGTPVSYHQSSYSSIIQNVKQSYMPPSTFGNSTGSTKNESMPSNEAQQQLNTLKMQRGDLESCEALPVIDPISFSELNVAARKTRNTETYPSQSISEQHGKGEPRAKTRKSKKGSSRKAISENSELSSAPSRVCDDQQHGLEGNLLDGDTAHVKRGSNEDSSGALTQGNLSVQMQGQLVEENGLLSPPKLGSSISPDGGKSVNSFPNQGCFSQFFDGLDWMIQPSYYQESSGIQSVSASENIFSPSADIPSTINTDTLETFQNSCLSDSFPNSIQDFIGSPDLNSLTFLSPDMQNFDVHHDGSNLPSTSNSYVQMSFSEDSGTQMESIQRSMNNTSCSQPQTTDGFDLGMYSRLPSLKESQVLSLPEIHNSSRGTSVCSMDATTEYSMERSGKPMKPPVRTYTKVQKLGSVGRSIDVTRYRDYRELRSAIASMFGLQGKLEHPASSDWKLVYVDYENDVLLVGDDPWEEFINCVRCIRILSPSEVQQMSENGMHVLTDCIQTDQ from the exons ATGGCGGCCTCGCAGGAGAAGCCGCAGCAGACCTTCGGCGTCCTCAGGAACGCGGCGGCGCTGCTCGACGAAATGCAGCTCATGGGAGAGGCGCAGGGCGGCAAGAAGGTGATCAACTCCGAGCTCTGGCACGCCTGCGCCGGCCCGCTGGTGTGCCTGCCGCAGCGGGGCAGCCTCGTCTACTACTTCCCCCAGGGCCACAGCGAGCAG GTCGCGGCGACCACCAGGAAGATACCCAACTCGCGCATCCCCAACTACCCTAATCTGCCGTCCCAGCTGCTGTGCCAAGTCCACAACATCACCATGCAT GCTGACAAGGACACCGATGAAGTCTACGCACAGATGACTCTTCAACCAGTTAATTCT GAAAGTGATGTGTTCCCAATTCCATCTCTCGGTAGTTACACCAAAAGCAAGCACCCAGCGGAGTACTTCTGCAAGAACTTGACCGCGAGCGATACGAGTACGCACGGCGGCTTCTCGGTGCCGCGAAGAGCTGCAGAGAAGCTCTTCCCACAGCTG GATTACTCGATGCAGCCCCCGAACCAGGAGCTTGTCGTCCGGGATTTGCACGACAACATGTGGACATTCCGTCACATTTATCGTG GGCAGCCGAAGCGACATCTTCTAACAACTGGATGGAGTCTCTTTGTTGGCGCCAAACGGCTTAAAGCAGGGGATTCTGTCTTATTTATCAG GGATGAGAAGTCACAACTACTTGTGGGCGTTAGGAGGGCGACTCGACAGCAAACAGCATTGTCATCATCGGTTCTGTCCACTGATAGTATGCACATCGGTGTTCTTGCTGCTGCAGCTCATGCAGCATCTAGCGGTGGCTCATTTACTATCTACTATAATCCTAG GACGAGCCCGTCGCCGTTTGTAGTTCCTGTAGCAAGGTACAATAAGGCCAATTATATCCAACAATCTGTTGGCATGAGAATGGCTATGATGTTTGAGACAGAGGAGTCAAGCAAGCGTAG ATACACTGGTACAATTGTGGGAGTTAGCGACTCTGATCCCATGAGGTGGCCCAACTCCAAATGGCGCAATTTGCAG ATTGAATGGGATGAACATGGATATGGAGAAAGGCCTGACCGTGTGAGCATATGGGATATTGAAACTCCAGAAAACACTCTAGCGTTCCCTTCTGCAGCACTTAATTCAAAGCGACAATGCCTGCCTGGTTATGCAG TACCTGGGCTGGAACTTGGAGCTGCAAATATGTCATCATTTCAGAGGGCACCAGGAATTCCATACGGTAACTTGCAGCACATGCCAGCCGTTGGATCAGAATTGGCTATGATGATGCTTCTCAATCAATCTGGCCAAAACCTTGGGACTCCAGTTAGCTACCACCAATCCTCTTATTCTAGTATTATTCAAAATGTGAAGCAAAGCTACATGCCTCCTTCAACATTTGGTAATTCCACTGGTTCAACAAAGAATGAAAGCATGCCTTCAAACGAAGCTCAGCAGCAGTTGAATACTCTTAAGATGCAGAGAGGTGATCTCGAAAGCTGTGAAGCTCTGCCTGTCATTGATCCAATATCTTTTTCAGAGTTAAATGTCGCAGCAAGAAAGACAAGAAACACAGAGACATATCCAAGCCAGAGCATTTCAGAGCAGCATGGCAAGGGTGAGCCTAGAGCCAAGACTCGTAAGAGCAAGAAAGGTTCCTCTCGCAAAGCCATTTCAGAGAACTCTGAACTTTCTTCAGCACCTTCACGGGTTTGTGATGACCAGCAGCATGGTTTAGAAGGAAATCTGCTTGATGGCGACACTGCACATGTTAAGCGTGGTAGTAATGAAGATTCATCTGGTGCACTTACTCAGGGCAATCTATCTGTACAGATGCAAGGTCAGCTGGTCGAAGAGAATGGACTGCTATCACCACCGAAGTTAGGATCATCAATATCACCTGACGGAGGGAAGTCAGTCAACTCATTTCCTAACCAAGGTTGTTTTTCACAGTTCTTCGATGGTCTGGATTGGATGATTCAGCCTTCATATTACCAAGAATCCAGTGGCATTCAGTCAGTCAGTGCATCAGAGAACATTTTCAGCCCGTCTGCTGATATACCGTCCACAATAAACACCGATACATTGGAGACTTTTCAGAACTCTTGCCTCTCAGACAGCTTTCCTAATTCCATACAGGACTTCATCGGCAGCCCGGATCTGAACTCACTTACATTTTTGTCACCTGATATGCAAAATTTCGATGTCCACCATGACGGAAGCAACCTTCCAAGCACATCCAACTCATATGTACAAATGAGCTTTTCTGAAGATAGTGGAACTCAGATGGAGTCGATCCAGAGAAGCATGAATAACACCTCATGCTCTCAACCACAGACTACCGATGGCTTTGACTTGGGGATGTACTCTAGGCTGCCAAGTCTAAAAGAATCTCAAGTTTTGTCTCTGCCAGAAATCCATAACAGTTCCAGGGGAACATCAGTTTGCAGCATGGATGCGACAACCGAGTACAGCATGGAGCGAAGTGGAAAGCCTATGAAACCACCGGTGCGGACATACACAAAG GTTCAGAAGCTAGGATCCGTTGGAAGATCTATAGATGTGACACGGTATAGAGATTACCGTGAGCTGAGATCAGCCATCGCATCCATGTTTGGACTCCAGGGGAAACTTGAGCATCCTGCTAGTTCAGATTGGAAGCTTGTATATGTCGACTACGAAAACGATGTCCTTCTCGTCGGTGATGATCCATGGGA AGAATTCATCAACTGCGTCAGATGCATCCGGATCTTATCGCCATCAGAAGTGCAACAAATGAGTGAGAATGGCATGCACGTCCTGACTGACTGCATCCAAACAGACCAGTAG